The Paenibacillus pabuli DNA segment AATCGTTGTGTAACGAACACGGGCATTTTTCTTACAGATGATCTCAACCACGGCACTGTGGAGTGAGTTCGTGCTGTAAATTGGAGCTGTACAGCCCTCAACATAGTGAACGAAGCTGTCTTCGTCCGCAATGATAAGTGTACGCTCGAATTGTCCCATATTCTCGGAGTTAATCCGGAAATAGGCTTGCAGAGGCACTTCACATTTAACGCCCTTAGGTACGTAGATGAAGCTTCCTCCGGACCAAACGGCACTGTTCAGTGCTGCAAATTTGTTGTCCGCTGGCGGGATTACCGTAGCGAAGTATTCACGAAGGATTTCCGGGTGCTCTCTAAGAGCCGTATCGGTATCCATGAAGATTACGCCTTGGTCTTCAAGTTCTTTTTGCATGTTGTGGTATACAACTTCAGATTCGTACTGAGCGGATACACCTGCTAGGAACTTTTGCTCTGCTTCAGGAATCCCCAGTTTATCAAATGTTTCTTTGATTTCAGAGGGAACTTCTTCCCATGTTTTCCCTTGTTTCTCCGAAGGACGGACATAGTATTGAATATCGTTGAAGTCCAAACCGTCGAGATCTCCGCCCCATTTCGGCATATCCATCTTCTCGAATTGTTTCAAGGATTTCAAACGGAATTCCAACATCCACTCCGGTTCGTTCTTAATCCGGGAAATTTCGGTAACGATTTCTGCAGTCAGACCTTTACCGGTTTTAAAGATCGATTGGTGTTCGTCGCGAAAACCATATTTATACTCTTCCATTTCTGGTGCTTTTTTAGCCATCTTGCTCTACCTCCCTATCGTTATTGTACATTGTCCTCTTCGTCAATTCCTTTGCGTAATGCATTCCAGGCCAGAGTGGCACATTTGATGCGTGCAGGGAACTTGTTCACACCGGATAGGGCTTCGAGATCTTCATAATCGTCGAAATCGACTTCTTCCCCTTTCATCAGTGAGGAAAAACGGTTAGCCATGTCGAGTGCCTGTTCCATGGATTTGCCTTTAACAGCCTCCGTCATCATCGATGCCGAGGACATGCTAATGGAACAGCCTTCTCCCGTATACTTAGCTTCCTGAACGATTCCGTCTTTTAGTAAAAGCTGCAATGAAATCCGGTCGCCGCACGTTGGATTGTTCAAATTCACCGTTACAGCGTCGTTGTCAAACGTTCCGCGATTACGCGGATTTTTGTAGTGGTCCATTATGACACGCCGGTACAGATCATCAAGTTGCATCGCCAAAATACTCCTTTGTCTGAATTAAGGCGCTGACAAGTCGGTCCACATCTTGTTCATTATTATATAGATAGAAGCTGGCACGAGCCGTTGAGCTGACTTGCAGCCAGCGCATAAGCGGCTGACAGCAGTGGTGTCCGGCACGAATGGCTACGCCACTCGCATCCAGAACCGTTGCCACATCATGTGGATGTACATCCCCCAGGTTGAAGGTGACTACGCCAACATGACGCTTCGCTGGACCATAGATGGTCAGCCCGTCAATCTCTGCCATACGTTCTGTTGCGTAAGCTGCCAATACACTTTCATGATGGGCAATCTCATCCATTCCAATCTGCTCCAGAAAATCGATGGCTGCACCCAGACCGACCGCGCCTGCGATGATTGGGGTTCCGCCTTCAAATTTCCACGGAAGCTCTTTCCAATTGGATTCGTAGAGACCGACATCATCAATCATTTCACCGCCGAACTCAACCGGTTCCATGGACTCCAGCAGCGCCTTTTTGCCGTAAAGTGCACCGATCCCGGTTGGTCCGCACATTTTGTGGCCAGACAATGCATAGAAATCACAGTCGAGATCCTGTACGTCCACCTTCATATGCGGAGTGCTCTGTGCGCCGTCTACAACCATGACAGCCCCATTGCGGTGTGCAATTTCAGCAATTTGTTTTACCGGATGTATGACACCCATGACATTGGATACATACGCGATAGCTACAATTTTTGTTTTGTTCGTAATCGTCTTCTCCACATCCGCCAAATCAATATTACCATCTGGCTGAAGAGGAATGTATTTCAATGTTGCACCTGTCGCCTTGGCTACCTGCTGCCATGGAATCAAGTTGCTGTGGTGTTCCATCGGTGTAATAACGATCTCGTCGCCTTCCTTGCAGACAGACCGGCCGTAGGACGAAGCCACCATATTAAGGGCAGTTGTTGTCCCGCGGGTGAAAATGATCTCCTGTGTACGACGTGCATTGATAAACTTGGCAACCTTCTCGCGTGCGCCTTCATAGGCATCCGTCGCCCGGCTTCCAAGTGTATGCACACCACGATGCACATTGGAGTTTTCAAATTCATAATAATGTTTCATCGCGTTGATAACAGCCAGCGGCTTCTGGGATGTCGCTGCATTATCTAAATATACGAGCGGATGTCCGTTAATTTCCTGGTGGAGGATCGGGAACTGCTCGCGAATGGATGGGTTCATTGTCCCAATTTCCGTTCAATGAGAGACTGCAATTGGGTACGCAGTGCTTCCAGAGGAATATCCGCCACCACCGGAGCCAGGAAGCCGTAGATAATCAGACGTTCAGCATCCGTACGGTTAATCCCGCGAGACATCAAGTAATGGATTTGTTCAGCATTGACTTGACCTACGGAAGCCGCGTGACCTGCCGTAACATCGTCCTCGTCGATCAGAAGGATTGGGTTGGCATCTCCGCGTGCTTTCGGGCTCAGCATCAGTACTTTCTCAGTTTGCTGACCGTCCGCTTTGGTTGCACCTTTCTCAATCTTCGTGATTCCGTTGATGATGGCAGAAGCTTCTTCACGCATAACTGCGCGAGTAATCATCTGGCTTGGCGTGTTTTTGCCGAAGTGACGAGCTTCTGTTGTATAGTTAATTTTTTGGGATCCGGAACCCACCGCGATAACTTTCGAATCCGAGCTGGAGCCATTGCCTTTCAGCACGGACATCGTGTTGCTCGCTGTATCGCCATTGTTCATTTCCCCAACGATCCACTCGATTGTTCCATCGTTCTCAACCACTGCACGGCGGAAGGAAACGTCAGTAACATTCGTAGACAGCTGATGAACAGACGCGAAACGTACTTTTGCACCGGATTTTACGAAAACTTCCACGACACCGTTATGGAATACAGGTGCGGACAGTTCGCCCGAAACATAGTTATCCACGTAAGTTACAGAGCTATTCGCCTCAGCAACGACGAGCACGTGAGGTGCAAATGTTGCAGATGCATCATCAGTGAGCAAAACAGCTTGAAGTGGAACTTCAATTTCCACATTTTTAGGAACATATAGGAATACTCCGCCGTTCCAAAGAGCCGCATGCAGTGCTGCAAGGGAATGCTCATCTGGCTTCACAGCTGTGTTCAGGTAAGGTTTTACCAGATCACCATGCTCGCGAACCGCTGTAGCCAGATCCGTGAAGATAACCCCTTTGGCTGCCAGATCAGCAGCTACCTTGGAGTATACCGTGCCGGAATTGCGCTGGATAACCAGACTGCCTTCAGCTTGCTCCTGAACGAGATCCTTGATCGAAGCAGGTACTTCTTCCAGAGAAGAAATAGCTTCACTTGCTTTGTATGTGCCATATTCGCTGACATTCCAGCGTTCAATTTTTTGTTTTTCCAGTTTCGGAAGCGCAAGACCACTTGCAAGCTTAAGGGCTTCAAGCCGCTGCTCGGTCAACCAGCCGGGTTCATTGTTACTTTCCGACAAGGCGCGAAGCGCTTCAGATTCAACCGGAAGAATTGTTTGTGTAGTCATCGATTATCCTCCTCCGTTTTGTCTTTACGCTTCTTGGCCTACAGTTTCATCCGTGATTCCCAGTTCTTCCTTAACCCAGTCATATCCTTCTGCTTCCAGACGGTGAGCCAGTTCTGGTCCGCCGGACTTCACGATACGACCTTGCATCATAACGTGTACGTAGTCAGGAGTGATGTAGTTCAACAAACGCTGATAGTGAGTGATGATGAGGAATCCACGATCTTCGCTCTTCATTGCGTTCACACCGTTTGCCACGATTTTCAGAGCGTCGATATCCAGACCGGAGTCGATCTCATCAAGTACTACGATTTTTGGATCAAGCAGCATCATTTGCAGAATTTCGTTACGTTTTTTCTCACCACCGGAGAAACCTTCGTTCAGGTAACGATGAGCAAACTCTGGATTCATGTCAAGTTCTTTCATTTTGCCTTCCATTTGACGAATGAACTTGATCAAAGAGATCTCATTGCCTTCGCCACGACGTGCATTGATTGCACTGCGCAGGAAGTCGGAGTTCGTTACGCCTGCGATCTCGCTTGGGTACTGCATGGCCAGGAATAGACCTGCACGTGCACGCTCGTCTACTGCCATGTCCAGTACATCTTCACCATCAAGGGTAACTGTACCGTCTGTTACTTCATATTTAGGGTGACCCATCAGAGCCGATGCCAATGTGGATTTACCTGTTCCGTTCGGACCC contains these protein-coding regions:
- the sufB gene encoding Fe-S cluster assembly protein SufB — translated: MAKKAPEMEEYKYGFRDEHQSIFKTGKGLTAEIVTEISRIKNEPEWMLEFRLKSLKQFEKMDMPKWGGDLDGLDFNDIQYYVRPSEKQGKTWEEVPSEIKETFDKLGIPEAEQKFLAGVSAQYESEVVYHNMQKELEDQGVIFMDTDTALREHPEILREYFATVIPPADNKFAALNSAVWSGGSFIYVPKGVKCEVPLQAYFRINSENMGQFERTLIIADEDSFVHYVEGCTAPIYSTNSLHSAVVEIICKKNARVRYTTIQNWAPNIYNLVTKRAVAEENATMEWVDGNIGSKLTMKYPAVVLKGRGAKGSVLSIAVAGKNQHQDAGAKMIHLAPDTTSTIVSKSISKHGGKVTYRGLASFGRQAEGAKSNIKCDTLILDNESTSDTIPYNEIMNDNIMLEHEATVSKVSEDQLFYLMSRGLTEAEATQMIIMGFIEPFTKELPMEYAVEMNRLIKFEMEGSIG
- the sufU gene encoding Fe-S cluster assembly sulfur transfer protein SufU, with protein sequence MQLDDLYRRVIMDHYKNPRNRGTFDNDAVTVNLNNPTCGDRISLQLLLKDGIVQEAKYTGEGCSISMSSASMMTEAVKGKSMEQALDMANRFSSLMKGEEVDFDDYEDLEALSGVNKFPARIKCATLAWNALRKGIDEEDNVQ
- a CDS encoding cysteine desulfurase, translated to MNPSIREQFPILHQEINGHPLVYLDNAATSQKPLAVINAMKHYYEFENSNVHRGVHTLGSRATDAYEGAREKVAKFINARRTQEIIFTRGTTTALNMVASSYGRSVCKEGDEIVITPMEHHSNLIPWQQVAKATGATLKYIPLQPDGNIDLADVEKTITNKTKIVAIAYVSNVMGVIHPVKQIAEIAHRNGAVMVVDGAQSTPHMKVDVQDLDCDFYALSGHKMCGPTGIGALYGKKALLESMEPVEFGGEMIDDVGLYESNWKELPWKFEGGTPIIAGAVGLGAAIDFLEQIGMDEIAHHESVLAAYATERMAEIDGLTIYGPAKRHVGVVTFNLGDVHPHDVATVLDASGVAIRAGHHCCQPLMRWLQVSSTARASFYLYNNEQDVDRLVSALIQTKEYFGDAT
- the sufD gene encoding Fe-S cluster assembly protein SufD encodes the protein MTTQTILPVESEALRALSESNNEPGWLTEQRLEALKLASGLALPKLEKQKIERWNVSEYGTYKASEAISSLEEVPASIKDLVQEQAEGSLVIQRNSGTVYSKVAADLAAKGVIFTDLATAVREHGDLVKPYLNTAVKPDEHSLAALHAALWNGGVFLYVPKNVEIEVPLQAVLLTDDASATFAPHVLVVAEANSSVTYVDNYVSGELSAPVFHNGVVEVFVKSGAKVRFASVHQLSTNVTDVSFRRAVVENDGTIEWIVGEMNNGDTASNTMSVLKGNGSSSDSKVIAVGSGSQKINYTTEARHFGKNTPSQMITRAVMREEASAIINGITKIEKGATKADGQQTEKVLMLSPKARGDANPILLIDEDDVTAGHAASVGQVNAEQIHYLMSRGINRTDAERLIIYGFLAPVVADIPLEALRTQLQSLIERKLGQ
- the sufC gene encoding Fe-S cluster assembly ATPase SufC, whose translation is MATNFVIEGLKATIEGKEILKGINLEMKGGEIHAIMGPNGTGKSTLASALMGHPKYEVTDGTVTLDGEDVLDMAVDERARAGLFLAMQYPSEIAGVTNSDFLRSAINARRGEGNEISLIKFIRQMEGKMKELDMNPEFAHRYLNEGFSGGEKKRNEILQMMLLDPKIVVLDEIDSGLDIDALKIVANGVNAMKSEDRGFLIITHYQRLLNYITPDYVHVMMQGRIVKSGGPELAHRLEAEGYDWVKEELGITDETVGQEA